The Xiphias gladius isolate SHS-SW01 ecotype Sanya breed wild chromosome 9, ASM1685928v1, whole genome shotgun sequence genome window below encodes:
- the polr3e gene encoding DNA-directed RNA polymerase III subunit RPC5, with the protein MASGDDDDPIIEEIDVYLAKSLADKLYLFQYPVRPSNMTYDDVNHLTAKIKPKQQRVELEMAINTMSPNYCRSKGEQIALNVDGTAFDETNTYSAKMMDKQTFSSIQATTNTSRYAAAVFRKGELHVTPLTGILQMRPSFSYLDKADNKTREREAANEGGDSSQDEAEEEAKAITVRFARPESEQARQRRIQSYEFLQKKQAEEPWVHLHYHGVKDGRSEHERQYLFCQSVDASENSELVKTPKEYLAMLMPPLAEEKVVKPVGPSNVLSMAQLRTLPLGEQVKTLMKNVKVMPFANLMGLLASGTDSTSVLRCIQQVALLVQGNWVVKSDVLYPKNTCSPHSGVPAEVLCRGRDFVMWRFTLERSVMRKEIASVIKLPPEDVKEFLEHVATPRINRGWEFLLPTDVDFIKKHPDVAHRQHMLWLGIQSKLEKVFNFSKEDFLPKNSPHPEPVHVSGERRLKMAQERAQENQLSLQKDLDAKRAGSSIHIKQEPVSDKEDEPMDTSSPPSSSSSIPNGSVNGYPNATSPGFDHSNGNTPSPELQDFVIKTFRKHFVLTLNELKRLFNLHLASMPAGRSVFHSISDHMLQDAIQLCHCKQIMVPFPAQSTAALDEQKVFGLWETGEDFDKHRRLLYDLFTKNYRVRRNMIQARLAQEFGDASKADIDRLLKECCSSHAGMWYLKGTIQS; encoded by the exons ATTGATGTGTACCTTGCCAAAAGCCTTGCAGATAAGCTCTATCTTTTCCAG tACCCTGTCCGACCATCCAACATGACCTATGATGATGTCAACCACTTAACGGCTAAGATCAAACCCAAGCAGCAAAGG GTGGAGTTGGAAATGGCCATCAACACAATGAGTCCGAACTACTGTCGCAGTAAGGGAGAGCAAATAGCTCTGAATGTGGATGGCACAGCTTTTGACGAAACCAACACCTATTCAGC GAAAATGATGGACAAGCAGACCTTCTCCTCCATCCAAGCCACCACCAACACCTCCAGAtatgctgctgcagtgtttcgCAAAG GTGAGCTTCACGTCACACCTCTGACGGGAATCCTCCAGATGAGACCCAGCTTCTCTTATCTGGACAAGGCTGATAACAaaaccagagagagggaggcagccaatgaag GTGGAGACTCGTCCCAGGATGAAGCTGAGGAAGAAGCCAAGGCCATCACC GTGAGGTTTGCTCGTCCTGAGTCGGAGCAGGCCCGGCAGAGGAGGATCCAGTCCTACGAGTTCCTCCAGAAGAAGCAGGCAGAGGAGCCCTGGGTTCACCTGCACTACCACGGTGTCAAG GACGGTCGCTCGGAGCATGAGAGGCAGTACCTGTTCTGTCAGTCTGTGGACGCCTCGGAGAACTCTGAACTGGTCAAAACTCCTAA ggaGTACCTGGCGATGCTGATGCCCCCTCTCGCAGAGGAAAAAGT TGTGAAGCCCGTTGGTCCCAGTAATGTGCTCTCCATGGCTCAACTCCGCACTCTGCCGCTGGGAGAGCAAGTCAAGACCCTGATGAAGAACG TCAAGGTGATGCCGTTCGCTAACCTAATGGGCCTCCTCGCCTCTGGCACAGACTCAACCTCAGTGTTGCGCTGCATCCAGCAGGTGGCACTGCTGGTGCAGGGGAACTGGGTTGTCAAGAG tgatgTTCTGTATCCTAAAAACACCTGCAGTCCTCACAGTGGTGTCCCTGCTGAGGTGCTCTGTCGTGGCAGGGACTTCGTG aTGTGGAGATTCACACTGGAGCGCTCTGTGATGAGAAAGGAGATTGCTTCCGTCATCAAA CTTCCTCCGGAGGATGTGAAGGAGTTCCTGGAGCATGTGGCAACACCTCGGATCAACCGGGGCTGGGAGTTCCTGTTGCCTACTGATGTAGACTTCATTAAGAAACACCCAGATGTTGCCCACAGGCAACACATGCTGTGGCTTGGCATCCAGAGCAA gttggAAAAGGTCTTTAACTTCTCTAAAGAAGACTTTTTGCCAAAGAATTCCCCTCATCCTG agcctGTCCACGTCAGCGGAGAGCGGCGTCTGAAGATGGCTCAGGAGCGAGCACAAGAAAACCAGTTGTCCCTGCAGAAGGACCTGGATGCCAAAAGAGCCGGAAGCAGCATCCACATCAAACAGGAACCCGTCAGCGACAAGGAAGACGAGCCTATGGACACCTCctcccccccttcctcctcctcctccatccccaaCGGTTCTGTCAATGGGTACCCCAATGCCACCTCCCCCGGCTTCGATCACAGTAACGGTAACACACCATCCCCGGAGCTGCAGGACTTTGTGATAAAGACTTTCAGGAAGCATTTTGTACTGACGCTGAATGAGTTAAAGAGGCTGTTTAACCTCCATCTGGCTTCCATGCCGGCGGGACGGAGCGTCTTCCACTCCATCTCGGACCACATGCTGCAGGACGCCATACAGCTCTGCCACTGCAAACAGATAATGGTGCCT TTTCCTGCTCAGAGCACAGCAGCCCTTGATGAACAGAAGGTGTTTGGTTTGTGGGAAACTGGAGAGGACTTCGACAAG CACCGTCGGCTGCTGTACGACCTGTTCACGAAGAACTACCGGGTCAGGAGGAACATGATACAAGCCAGACTGGCACAGGAGTTTGGAGACGCCTCTAAAGCGGACATCGACCGGCTGCTCAAG GAGTGCTGCAGCAGCCACGCAGGGATGTGGTACCTCAAGGGAACGATACAGTCCTGA